One window from the genome of Scatophagus argus isolate fScaArg1 chromosome 13, fScaArg1.pri, whole genome shotgun sequence encodes:
- the asap1a gene encoding arf-GAP with SH3 domain, ANK repeat and PH domain-containing protein 1a isoform X1 translates to MTDHISVCEFLSETTEDYNSPTTSSFTTRLQSCRNTVSILEEALDQDRAALQKVKKSVKSIYSSGQEHAGNQESFSQALERLGGNNSELGAAFVKFSCLVKELAALLKNLLQSLSHNVVFTLDSLLKGDLKGVKGDLKKPFDKAWKDYETKFTKIEKEKRENAKQHGMIRTEITGAEIAEEMEKERRLFQLQTCEYLIKVNEIKTKKGVDLLQNLIKYYHAQCNFFQDGLKTADKLKQYIEKLAADLFSIKQSQDEEKKQLTALRDLIKSSLQLDQREDSQSKQSSGYSMHQLQGNKEFGCEKKGYLLKKSDGLRKVWQRRKCSVKSGILTISHATSNRQPVRLNLLTCQVKPSAEDKKCFDLISHNRTYHFQAEDESEFVSWVSVLTNSKEEAMNVAFQGGGQTSGVEEEEELSKSIIDEVLRLPGNNTCCDCGATDPRWLSTNLGILTCIECSGIHREMGVHVSRIQSLDLDKLGTSELLLARNVGNSNFNGILEAGLSSVSLKPTACSDMSARKEFINAKYVDHKFAMRTVATATRGLYEVYEAVQSRDLLSIIQLYAGGVELLQPLPEPGKEAGETALHYCIWTADHSSLHLVDFLVQNSGNLDGQTDGGNTALHYCCLYDKPQCVKVLLRGKPDIHKTNHSGETALDIAHRLKHSRCEELLVEAVSGRFNPHVHVDYDWNLRLDELDESDDELDDKPSPVKKERSLRPQSFCPSSSVSSQEKLSLPASFIPPYRDKQRLSYGAFANPVYSTSTDNPLSPGPDTSGPSPAARSQVKGTAAAPPTSLPLTSQISGGGGGSWAVGGGSSTLKKRPPPPPPGHKRTMSDPPSPVLPGPAGKGSGLTPPPGNRANKFEGIQQQQSNTKSTLGPRVLPKLPQKVALRKIDIIHLPFVDKPGQPSDLLNKLSSSFQPDPQKSPPFIDASPKPPLTPVDSSQKSPTAEKPQLSELPPKPLLSDLPPKPLLRDLPPKPQTADPPPKLPLSNRPGPTPLAMETQGSKMVAAESQSSVQQVEPSLQSAIKDVDKSPLGVVEMPVPLPRKIDSVKNKTRRVKTIYDCQADNDDELTFAEGEVIIVTGEEDQEWWIGHIEGQPERKGVFPMSFVHSLCD, encoded by the exons GCTCTGGATCAGGACCGCGCAGCTCTCCAGAAAGTGAAGAAGTCAGTTAAATCCATCTACAGTTCAGGACAAG AGCATGCTGGGAACCAGGAGAGCTTCAGTCAAGCTCTGGAGAGACTGGGAGGAAACAACTCAGAGCTAGGAGCGGCCTTCGTTAAGTTCTCCTGCCTCGTTAAAGAACTCGCTGCTCTGCTCAAGAACCTG CTGCAGAGTTTGAGTCATAACGTCGTCTTCACTCTGGACTCGCTGTTAAAGGGAGATCTGAAAGGAGTTAAAGGG GATCTGAAGAAGCCTTTCGATAAAGCCTGGAAGGACTATGAGACCAAGTT CACAAAGATcgagaaggagaaaagagaaaacgcCAAACAACACGGGATGATCCGGACCGAAATCACCGGAGCTGAGATCGctgaagagatggagaaagagaggaggctGTTCCAGCTGCAGACGTGTGAG TATCTGATCAAAGTCAATGAGATTAAAACCAAGAAGGGAGTGGACCTGCTGCAGAACCTCATCAAGTATTACCATGCTCAGTGCAA tttttttcaGGATGGTTTGAAAACAGCCGACAAACTGAAGCAGTACATTGAGAAACTGGCTGCTGACCTGTTCAGT ATCAAACAGAGTCAGGATGAGGAAAAGAAGCAGCTGACGGCTCTCAGAGATCTCATCAAGAGCTCCTTACAGCTGGACCAGAGGGAG gactcTCAGAGTAAACAGAGTAGTGGTTACAGTATGCATCAGCTGCAGGGAAACAAGGAGTTTGGCTGTGAGAAGAAAGGATACCTGCTGAAAAAGAGCGATGG gCTGAGGAAGGTCTGGCAGCGGAGGAAGTGTTCAGTGAAGAGCGGCATCCTCACAATTTCCCATGCTACA tctaaCAGACAGCCAGTCAGACTGAACCTGCTCACCTGTCAGGTAAAACCCAGCGCAGAGGACAAGAAATGCTTTGACCTCATCTCTC atAATCGAACGTACCACTTCCAGGCTGAAGACGAGTCAGAGTTTGTCAG CTGGGTGTCTGTGCTGACCAACAGTAAGGAGGAGGCCATGAACGTGGCGTTTCAGGGCGGAGGTCAGACTTcaggtgtggaggaggaggaggagctatCCAAGAGCATCATAGATGAGGTGTTGCGGTTGCCAGGCAACAACACCTGCTGCGACTGTGGAGccacag atCCTCGCTGGCTCTCCACTAACCTGGGCATTCTGACCTGCATCGAGTGCTCAGGGATCCACAGAGAGATGGGGGTCCACGTGTCCAGAATCCAGAGTCTAGACCTGGACAAACTGGGAACATCTGAGCTGCTG CTTGCCAGGAATGTTGGGAACTCTAATTTCAATGGGATCCTGGAGGCCGGTCTGTCATCTGTGTCCCTGAAGCCGACGGCGTGCAGTGACAT GTCAGCAAGGAAGGAGTTCATCAATGCCAAGTACGTCGACCACAAGTTCGCCATGCGCACTGTCGCCACGGCAACCAGAGGTCTGTACGAGGTGTACGAAGCGGTGCAGTCCAGAGACCTGCTGTCAATCATCCAGCTGTACGCAGGGGgggtggagctgctgcagccccTCCCTGAACCAGGGAAG gaAGCAGGAGAGACAGCATTACATTATTGTATCTGGACAGCTGATCACTCTTCTCTCCACCTGGTCGACTTCCTGGTCCAGAACAG tgggAACCTGGATGGACAGACGGATGGAGGAAACACAGCTCTGCATTACTGCTGTCTCTATGACAAACcacagtgtgtgaaagtgctgctgagaggaaaacCTGATATCCACAAGA ccaatcacagtggaGAGACAGCGCTGGACATTGCCCACAGACTGAAGCACTCCCGATGTGAAGAACTG TTGGTGGAGGCAGTTTCCGGCAGGTTTAACCCTCATGTTCATGTTGACTATGACTGGAACCTTAGACTGGACGAACTGGACGAGAGTGACGATGAACTGGATGACAAG CCGAGCCCGGTGAAGAAGGAGCGCTCTCTCCGTCCTCAGAGTTTCTGTCCGTCCTCTAGTGTTTCCTCCCAAGAGAAACTTTCTTTACCGGCCTCCTTCATTCCTCCTTACAGGGACAAGCAGCGTCTCTCCTATGGGGCATTCGCTAACCCTGTCTACAGTACGTCCACCGACAATCCTCTGTCCCCTGGCCCTGACACCTCAGGACCTTCGCCAGCTGCCAGGAGCCAGGTTAAAG GTACTGCTGCTGCCCCGCCCACTTCCCTCCCCCTCACCTCTCAGatcagtggtggaggaggaggaagctgggCTGTGGGAGGAGGAAGCTCTACCCTAAAGAAGagaccccctccccctccacctggACACAAGCGCACAATGTCTGACCCCCCAAGTCCAGTCCTGCCGGGACCGGCAGGTAAAG gaagtgggtTAACCCCCCCACCTGGAAACAGGGCCAACAAGTTTGAGGgaatccagcagcagcagag TAATACCAAGTCCACACTGGGACCCAGAGTTCTGCCCAAACTACCTCAGAAAG TGGCTTTAAGGAAGATCGACATCATCCACCTCCCTTTTGTGGACAAGCCAGGCCAGCCTTCAGACCTCCTCAATAAactgtcctcctccttccagcCTGACCCCCAGAAGTCTCCTCCTTTCATTGACGCCTCCCCCAAACCCCCCCTCACCCCGGTAGACTCCTCTCAAAAATCCCCAACAGCTGAGAAACCACAGCTGTCCGAACTTCCCCCCAAACCTCTCCTGTCTGACCTACCTCCAAAACCTCTCCTCAGAGACCTTCCACCAAAACCTCAGACTGCAGACCCCCCACCCAAACTGCCACTCAGCAACAGGCCAGGCCCCACCCCTCTTGCTATGGAGACACAGGGATCCAAGATGGTGGCGGCAGAGAGCCAGTCTTctgtccagcaggtggagccGTCACTTCAATCAGCAATTAAAGATGTTGATAAATCACCGCTTGGCGTGGTGGAAATGCCCGTCCCTCTGCCACGCAAAATCGACTCT GTGAAGAATAAAACCCGGCGAGTGAAAACCATCTACGACTGTCAGGCCGATAACGACGATGAACTGACCTTTGCAGAGGGAGAAGTCATCATTGTCACTGGAGAGGAAGATCAGGAGTGGTGG ATTGGACACATCGAAGGACAACCAGAAAGGAAAGGCGTATTCCCCATGTCCTTTGTTCACAGCCTCTGTGACTGA
- the asap1a gene encoding arf-GAP with SH3 domain, ANK repeat and PH domain-containing protein 1a isoform X3, translated as MTDHISVCEFLSETTEDYNSPTTSSFTTRLQSCRNTVSILEEALDQDRAALQKVKKSVKSIYSSGQEHAGNQESFSQALERLGGNNSELGAAFVKFSCLVKELAALLKNLLQSLSHNVVFTLDSLLKGDLKGVKGDLKKPFDKAWKDYETKFTKIEKEKRENAKQHGMIRTEITGAEIAEEMEKERRLFQLQTCEYLIKVNEIKTKKGVDLLQNLIKYYHAQCNFFQDGLKTADKLKQYIEKLAADLFSIKQSQDEEKKQLTALRDLIKSSLQLDQREDSQSKQSSGYSMHQLQGNKEFGCEKKGYLLKKSDGLRKVWQRRKCSVKSGILTISHATSNRQPVRLNLLTCQVKPSAEDKKCFDLISHNRTYHFQAEDESEFVSWVSVLTNSKEEAMNVAFQGGGQTSGVEEEEELSKSIIDEVLRLPGNNTCCDCGATDPRWLSTNLGILTCIECSGIHREMGVHVSRIQSLDLDKLGTSELLLARNVGNSNFNGILEAGLSSVSLKPTACSDMSARKEFINAKYVDHKFAMRTVATATRGLYEVYEAVQSRDLLSIIQLYAGGVELLQPLPEPGKEAGETALHYCIWTADHSSLHLVDFLVQNSGNLDGQTDGGNTALHYCCLYDKPQCVKVLLRGKPDIHKTNHSGETALDIAHRLKHSRCEELLVEAVSGRFNPHVHVDYDWNLRLDELDESDDELDDKPSPVKKERSLRPQSFCPSSSVSSQEKLSLPASFIPPYRDKQRLSYGAFANPVYSTSTDNPLSPGPDTSGPSPAARSQVKGTAAAPPTSLPLTSQISGGGGGSWAVGGGSSTLKKRPPPPPPGHKRTMSDPPSPVLPGPAGKGSGLTPPPGNRANKFEGIQQQQSNTKSTLGPRVLPKLPQKDDLDDRHNILILLDLTAAFDTIHHAILLDRLHNWWL; from the exons GCTCTGGATCAGGACCGCGCAGCTCTCCAGAAAGTGAAGAAGTCAGTTAAATCCATCTACAGTTCAGGACAAG AGCATGCTGGGAACCAGGAGAGCTTCAGTCAAGCTCTGGAGAGACTGGGAGGAAACAACTCAGAGCTAGGAGCGGCCTTCGTTAAGTTCTCCTGCCTCGTTAAAGAACTCGCTGCTCTGCTCAAGAACCTG CTGCAGAGTTTGAGTCATAACGTCGTCTTCACTCTGGACTCGCTGTTAAAGGGAGATCTGAAAGGAGTTAAAGGG GATCTGAAGAAGCCTTTCGATAAAGCCTGGAAGGACTATGAGACCAAGTT CACAAAGATcgagaaggagaaaagagaaaacgcCAAACAACACGGGATGATCCGGACCGAAATCACCGGAGCTGAGATCGctgaagagatggagaaagagaggaggctGTTCCAGCTGCAGACGTGTGAG TATCTGATCAAAGTCAATGAGATTAAAACCAAGAAGGGAGTGGACCTGCTGCAGAACCTCATCAAGTATTACCATGCTCAGTGCAA tttttttcaGGATGGTTTGAAAACAGCCGACAAACTGAAGCAGTACATTGAGAAACTGGCTGCTGACCTGTTCAGT ATCAAACAGAGTCAGGATGAGGAAAAGAAGCAGCTGACGGCTCTCAGAGATCTCATCAAGAGCTCCTTACAGCTGGACCAGAGGGAG gactcTCAGAGTAAACAGAGTAGTGGTTACAGTATGCATCAGCTGCAGGGAAACAAGGAGTTTGGCTGTGAGAAGAAAGGATACCTGCTGAAAAAGAGCGATGG gCTGAGGAAGGTCTGGCAGCGGAGGAAGTGTTCAGTGAAGAGCGGCATCCTCACAATTTCCCATGCTACA tctaaCAGACAGCCAGTCAGACTGAACCTGCTCACCTGTCAGGTAAAACCCAGCGCAGAGGACAAGAAATGCTTTGACCTCATCTCTC atAATCGAACGTACCACTTCCAGGCTGAAGACGAGTCAGAGTTTGTCAG CTGGGTGTCTGTGCTGACCAACAGTAAGGAGGAGGCCATGAACGTGGCGTTTCAGGGCGGAGGTCAGACTTcaggtgtggaggaggaggaggagctatCCAAGAGCATCATAGATGAGGTGTTGCGGTTGCCAGGCAACAACACCTGCTGCGACTGTGGAGccacag atCCTCGCTGGCTCTCCACTAACCTGGGCATTCTGACCTGCATCGAGTGCTCAGGGATCCACAGAGAGATGGGGGTCCACGTGTCCAGAATCCAGAGTCTAGACCTGGACAAACTGGGAACATCTGAGCTGCTG CTTGCCAGGAATGTTGGGAACTCTAATTTCAATGGGATCCTGGAGGCCGGTCTGTCATCTGTGTCCCTGAAGCCGACGGCGTGCAGTGACAT GTCAGCAAGGAAGGAGTTCATCAATGCCAAGTACGTCGACCACAAGTTCGCCATGCGCACTGTCGCCACGGCAACCAGAGGTCTGTACGAGGTGTACGAAGCGGTGCAGTCCAGAGACCTGCTGTCAATCATCCAGCTGTACGCAGGGGgggtggagctgctgcagccccTCCCTGAACCAGGGAAG gaAGCAGGAGAGACAGCATTACATTATTGTATCTGGACAGCTGATCACTCTTCTCTCCACCTGGTCGACTTCCTGGTCCAGAACAG tgggAACCTGGATGGACAGACGGATGGAGGAAACACAGCTCTGCATTACTGCTGTCTCTATGACAAACcacagtgtgtgaaagtgctgctgagaggaaaacCTGATATCCACAAGA ccaatcacagtggaGAGACAGCGCTGGACATTGCCCACAGACTGAAGCACTCCCGATGTGAAGAACTG TTGGTGGAGGCAGTTTCCGGCAGGTTTAACCCTCATGTTCATGTTGACTATGACTGGAACCTTAGACTGGACGAACTGGACGAGAGTGACGATGAACTGGATGACAAG CCGAGCCCGGTGAAGAAGGAGCGCTCTCTCCGTCCTCAGAGTTTCTGTCCGTCCTCTAGTGTTTCCTCCCAAGAGAAACTTTCTTTACCGGCCTCCTTCATTCCTCCTTACAGGGACAAGCAGCGTCTCTCCTATGGGGCATTCGCTAACCCTGTCTACAGTACGTCCACCGACAATCCTCTGTCCCCTGGCCCTGACACCTCAGGACCTTCGCCAGCTGCCAGGAGCCAGGTTAAAG GTACTGCTGCTGCCCCGCCCACTTCCCTCCCCCTCACCTCTCAGatcagtggtggaggaggaggaagctgggCTGTGGGAGGAGGAAGCTCTACCCTAAAGAAGagaccccctccccctccacctggACACAAGCGCACAATGTCTGACCCCCCAAGTCCAGTCCTGCCGGGACCGGCAGGTAAAG gaagtgggtTAACCCCCCCACCTGGAAACAGGGCCAACAAGTTTGAGGgaatccagcagcagcagag TAATACCAAGTCCACACTGGGACCCAGAGTTCTGCCCAAACTACCTCAGAAAG atgacctggatgacagACATaacatcctcatcctccttgaCTTGACTGCTGCCTTTGACACCATCCATCATGCCATTTTGTTAGACAGACTGCATAACTGG TGGCTTTAA
- the asap1a gene encoding arf-GAP with SH3 domain, ANK repeat and PH domain-containing protein 1a isoform X2 produces MTDHISVCEFLSETTEDYNSPTTSSFTTRLQSCRNTVSILEEALDQDRAALQKVKKSVKSIYSSGQEHAGNQESFSQALERLGGNNSELGAAFVKFSCLVKELAALLKNLLQSLSHNVVFTLDSLLKGDLKGVKGDLKKPFDKAWKDYETKFTKIEKEKRENAKQHGMIRTEITGAEIAEEMEKERRLFQLQTCEYLIKVNEIKTKKGVDLLQNLIKYYHAQCNFFQDGLKTADKLKQYIEKLAADLFSIKQSQDEEKKQLTALRDLIKSSLQLDQREDSQSKQSSGYSMHQLQGNKEFGCEKKGYLLKKSDGLRKVWQRRKCSVKSGILTISHATSNRQPVRLNLLTCQVKPSAEDKKCFDLISHNRTYHFQAEDESEFVSWVSVLTNSKEEAMNVAFQGGGQTSGVEEEEELSKSIIDEVLRLPGNNTCCDCGATDPRWLSTNLGILTCIECSGIHREMGVHVSRIQSLDLDKLGTSELLLARNVGNSNFNGILEAGLSSVSLKPTACSDMSARKEFINAKYVDHKFAMRTVATATRGLYEVYEAVQSRDLLSIIQLYAGGVELLQPLPEPGKEAGETALHYCIWTADHSSLHLVDFLVQNSGNLDGQTDGGNTALHYCCLYDKPQCVKVLLRGKPDIHKTNHSGETALDIAHRLKHSRCEELLVEAVSGRFNPHVHVDYDWNLRLDELDESDDELDDKPSPVKKERSLRPQSFCPSSSVSSQEKLSLPASFIPPYRDKQRLSYGAFANPVYSTSTDNPLSPGPDTSGPSPAARSQVKGTAAAPPTSLPLTSQISGGGGGSWAVGGGSSTLKKRPPPPPPGHKRTMSDPPSPVLPGPAGKGSGLTPPPGNRANKFEGIQQQQSNTKSTLGPRVLPKLPQKDDLDDRHNILILLDLTAAFDTIHHAILLDRLHNWITATPFTRVSLKCLKSSIVGSKCSCQASNQNSSLVPHHPCSCTSTGDL; encoded by the exons GCTCTGGATCAGGACCGCGCAGCTCTCCAGAAAGTGAAGAAGTCAGTTAAATCCATCTACAGTTCAGGACAAG AGCATGCTGGGAACCAGGAGAGCTTCAGTCAAGCTCTGGAGAGACTGGGAGGAAACAACTCAGAGCTAGGAGCGGCCTTCGTTAAGTTCTCCTGCCTCGTTAAAGAACTCGCTGCTCTGCTCAAGAACCTG CTGCAGAGTTTGAGTCATAACGTCGTCTTCACTCTGGACTCGCTGTTAAAGGGAGATCTGAAAGGAGTTAAAGGG GATCTGAAGAAGCCTTTCGATAAAGCCTGGAAGGACTATGAGACCAAGTT CACAAAGATcgagaaggagaaaagagaaaacgcCAAACAACACGGGATGATCCGGACCGAAATCACCGGAGCTGAGATCGctgaagagatggagaaagagaggaggctGTTCCAGCTGCAGACGTGTGAG TATCTGATCAAAGTCAATGAGATTAAAACCAAGAAGGGAGTGGACCTGCTGCAGAACCTCATCAAGTATTACCATGCTCAGTGCAA tttttttcaGGATGGTTTGAAAACAGCCGACAAACTGAAGCAGTACATTGAGAAACTGGCTGCTGACCTGTTCAGT ATCAAACAGAGTCAGGATGAGGAAAAGAAGCAGCTGACGGCTCTCAGAGATCTCATCAAGAGCTCCTTACAGCTGGACCAGAGGGAG gactcTCAGAGTAAACAGAGTAGTGGTTACAGTATGCATCAGCTGCAGGGAAACAAGGAGTTTGGCTGTGAGAAGAAAGGATACCTGCTGAAAAAGAGCGATGG gCTGAGGAAGGTCTGGCAGCGGAGGAAGTGTTCAGTGAAGAGCGGCATCCTCACAATTTCCCATGCTACA tctaaCAGACAGCCAGTCAGACTGAACCTGCTCACCTGTCAGGTAAAACCCAGCGCAGAGGACAAGAAATGCTTTGACCTCATCTCTC atAATCGAACGTACCACTTCCAGGCTGAAGACGAGTCAGAGTTTGTCAG CTGGGTGTCTGTGCTGACCAACAGTAAGGAGGAGGCCATGAACGTGGCGTTTCAGGGCGGAGGTCAGACTTcaggtgtggaggaggaggaggagctatCCAAGAGCATCATAGATGAGGTGTTGCGGTTGCCAGGCAACAACACCTGCTGCGACTGTGGAGccacag atCCTCGCTGGCTCTCCACTAACCTGGGCATTCTGACCTGCATCGAGTGCTCAGGGATCCACAGAGAGATGGGGGTCCACGTGTCCAGAATCCAGAGTCTAGACCTGGACAAACTGGGAACATCTGAGCTGCTG CTTGCCAGGAATGTTGGGAACTCTAATTTCAATGGGATCCTGGAGGCCGGTCTGTCATCTGTGTCCCTGAAGCCGACGGCGTGCAGTGACAT GTCAGCAAGGAAGGAGTTCATCAATGCCAAGTACGTCGACCACAAGTTCGCCATGCGCACTGTCGCCACGGCAACCAGAGGTCTGTACGAGGTGTACGAAGCGGTGCAGTCCAGAGACCTGCTGTCAATCATCCAGCTGTACGCAGGGGgggtggagctgctgcagccccTCCCTGAACCAGGGAAG gaAGCAGGAGAGACAGCATTACATTATTGTATCTGGACAGCTGATCACTCTTCTCTCCACCTGGTCGACTTCCTGGTCCAGAACAG tgggAACCTGGATGGACAGACGGATGGAGGAAACACAGCTCTGCATTACTGCTGTCTCTATGACAAACcacagtgtgtgaaagtgctgctgagaggaaaacCTGATATCCACAAGA ccaatcacagtggaGAGACAGCGCTGGACATTGCCCACAGACTGAAGCACTCCCGATGTGAAGAACTG TTGGTGGAGGCAGTTTCCGGCAGGTTTAACCCTCATGTTCATGTTGACTATGACTGGAACCTTAGACTGGACGAACTGGACGAGAGTGACGATGAACTGGATGACAAG CCGAGCCCGGTGAAGAAGGAGCGCTCTCTCCGTCCTCAGAGTTTCTGTCCGTCCTCTAGTGTTTCCTCCCAAGAGAAACTTTCTTTACCGGCCTCCTTCATTCCTCCTTACAGGGACAAGCAGCGTCTCTCCTATGGGGCATTCGCTAACCCTGTCTACAGTACGTCCACCGACAATCCTCTGTCCCCTGGCCCTGACACCTCAGGACCTTCGCCAGCTGCCAGGAGCCAGGTTAAAG GTACTGCTGCTGCCCCGCCCACTTCCCTCCCCCTCACCTCTCAGatcagtggtggaggaggaggaagctgggCTGTGGGAGGAGGAAGCTCTACCCTAAAGAAGagaccccctccccctccacctggACACAAGCGCACAATGTCTGACCCCCCAAGTCCAGTCCTGCCGGGACCGGCAGGTAAAG gaagtgggtTAACCCCCCCACCTGGAAACAGGGCCAACAAGTTTGAGGgaatccagcagcagcagag TAATACCAAGTCCACACTGGGACCCAGAGTTCTGCCCAAACTACCTCAGAAAG atgacctggatgacagACATaacatcctcatcctccttgaCTTGACTGCTGCCTTTGACACCATCCATCATGCCATTTTGTTAGACAGACTGCATAACTGG aTTACTGCAACTCCCTTTACACGTGTCTCACTCAAATGCCTTAAATCATCTATAGTTGGTTCAAAATGCAGCTGCCAGGCTTCCAACCAGAACTCATCGTTGGTCCCACATCACCCCTGCTCTTGCACCTCCACTGGCGACCTGTAA